GCAGGGACCGGAAACCCGGTACCCCAGGTTCTGCCCACTGCACCTTGCCCCAGACCGAGCCCAGGAGCTCAGAATCCTGAAAGGGCAGCCCCTGGGGCTGTGGGAACATGAGGAGCTGAGGCACTACCCTGCCAAGGGCTGCAGCTCCGGCCCCAAGCCCGCACTCCTTGCCACCCCTGCAATGCACACCCATGGAGGCAGACGCTCACGGGAACACACCCACACTGGCACGCGTGCAGACACGCACCCGCACACAGGCCAAATGTCCCCGTGCAGCCTTCCAACGTGGCAGGGACacggattcccacatgggatcaCAGAGCAGATGCTCCTTCCTCTGTGCCCTGGATTCCACCCTTGGCCCCATCTTGCCCCTTTCTCATTGCCAGCCACGGGCTCCCCTCGCCCCGGAACCCTCCACTTGTGCTGCAAATACAAGGACTCAGGTTTTCAGCCCTTCCTTTGACCCTGCCTCGCCCCTTTTCCTAACAAACCAGGCCCTGCCTCCCTGTCACGTCTCTGCGGTCctcacttgcccaagatcagcTCCAAGGACCCAGCAACCTACGCAGTGTCCAGTGCTGCTGAAAGAGGAGGCCTTAGTCTTCGAATGCTGGCACGGAGCACTCAAGACCAAGACCAGGTTACACTGGGGAAACTGTGGtccagggaggagaaggggctTGCCCCAAGGCCCTCAAGCATGATGCTAAAGCCACCATCTAGGCCTCCCAAGCCCCAGGCCCAGCAGACTTGCTCGCCACCATCGGCCTTTATTACACCCCTCTCCCggtcctcctcccacctccctgccgGCTCTTTGCCCACCAGCCACCCTGGCTTCCCTAACACTAGGCTCTGTGCTCCCTACCCTGGACCTTCCTCTGCCCTTTACCATGCACATGTGTCCTCCCTGTTCCTGGCTACACCTTGCCTTTTGGAGGCAGCCGGATGCCTCCCTCTGCCCCGATGCCCACAGGTGCTGCACACACAGCTGTGCCCAACTGAATAAAGGCGGACTCCTCGGCCGCAAACCCACTCCTCCACTTCTGCGCCCCTGCAGCTGCCCACGCTACAATTCCGGATGTCAACCTTGACCTCTCAAGACGCTGCCACATTTATTGCCACCTCCCACACCAGGAGCACAGTGCTGGCCCCTCCTCAGTGGTCCAACCATGGGCAGCTGTCCACAGACCAAAACCTGCTGTGAGGCTGAGCGCAACCCACCGCTAATGCCAACGTCGAGTTTTCTGTCTTTGTTACGCCTTCctgtttttgccatctgcagcaggAGCAGGCACCAAATGTTCAAGAAACATTTTGGGAGAAAAACGAAACTTGAGAATCTTCTAGCTGCTAACTTAATTTCCTTAGTGCGGAGGATGGGGAGCAGCTTTCTGAGGCCGAACATGAGCAGCCAACAGTGTCTAAGCTGTGACTCCTGCCCCTTTCCTTATCCACATCCCACTTATCCCTCCAACTAGAGTTCTAGAATGTTCTCAAGTTCTACCGTGGGTCACCACCACCTGCTTGTTCCCAGTGACTCTGTGCAGACAGCAGGTCTGAGGAGGCCAGAGGGATGGTGGGGCATCCACAGAAACCACACAGGCAGGGTGAGAGAGGGGCTGACATTTTCTCAGGAAAGGGGTGGTCAAAATTAGCACAGGCTTATGGGCAGGGCTGAGGCTGATTTCAGGGATGATAAGAGCAGCAATTCCCAATTATCTAGCACTTTCTACCCGTTCCACAAGAAACCAATGTTTTATGTcactcagtcctcacaacaactctataaaGAGGCTGCTCTGTtctccccactttacaaatgaggaaactgaggctcggagatattaaggctcagagagcctgaggctcagaggttttGTTCCAGATCTTACTGAAGCATCCAGACGTGCAGAACTCAGAGGCCCAGGCTCTCAGCCCGTTATGTCTGCCCCCGACCAATACAGCATCTGGCCTGAGCCACAGGCCCCTTCAAGGAAGACCGATCTTAACCAGTCACCCCAAAGTAAGGCCTAAAGCAAGTGTGAATACACCGAGAAGTGCACCCTCAGCGCATGGAGTCCAAGCCCACTTGAGTTCAGAGAAGCCGGGATTCCCTTGGCGCTGCCATGGGCACAAGCAGAGGTTAGACACGCACGGCATATCACTCCCAGCAACTTCGTACAAAGGAGCTGCTCTGGGGAGCTGCCTTCCTGGCTGTAGCCTGCGACTCAGACACGGTCTCAGGCCCGTGGGGGCaggcctcccaccccaccctacccctgTGCCCTGCCGCCCCTCACCTCCAGGGAGCCCAGCTTCATGGTGGAGCCGGGCACAGTGCGGGGCATGGTCCGGCTGCGCTCCCCAGGCTCGGGCACTTGGCGGGCGCTGGGGGTCGGCGGTGGTGGTTGGAAGGTCATCCCATAGGGGTTCTGTAAAGACCCATAGGCAGGGCCCAACCCCAGGCCCGAGTGGTCCACAGACAGGAAGCTGGGGTAGCCTTCAGGGTGGGCCAGTGCCTTGGCGGCCCGTCGGGGGGTGCCCTCAGGCCGGGCCCTCGGGGGATCCTCACCCCCTCCGCCCCCACTGCCAGGCTGCAGGCTCAGAGTTCGTCGGGGCAGCACCATGTAGTCCCCCTCGGAGCCTGGCTCAGCTGACCGTAGCCATGTGAGATCCAGCTGCCGCAGGCTGCCCTCCCCACACATGTACACGGGGTTGGCCTCCTGCGGGGGAGGCGGCTCCCCCAGGCCTGGCGGGGCTGCCATGGGCACCAGGATATTCCCAGGCAGAGGTGAGAAGCTGAGGCCACCTTCAGGACCCACAAGGCAGGACTTGGGCTCCTCGTCCTCATCCAGGGACAGGCGGGACAGTGTGCCCGTGATGGTGGACGGGTTGCAAGTGTTGACCTCCTTGAACAGAACTGGGGGCAGGAGTGAGAGGGAGGTTAAGTCCTGGGGAGGAGGAGCCCCAGATGCTTCTGTCCAGGCTGGGCAGGTACCAAGCCCCTGAGGTCagatggaggaggaaactgagtcctggAGAGATGGCTGGATGATTGATACTCGCTCCAGCACCAGAGGGGTTAAGAAGACAACTGGCCCAGAGGCCCGCAGCAAGGCAGGGCAAGGAATGAAGCCAAGGCCCAGCTTCCACAGGTCAGCCTCTGCTGCAGGTCCTGACCTCTGATCCCACAGCCCAGAGACTGTCACAAGGGTCttgctcctcccctctccctacGCAGTTCCCCCCCAGGAGACAAAACTGGAAAGCGATTCTGGTAAGAATCATGGAAACAACACAATACTGTTAACAGGCACCATGGGCCAAGCACCCTGCTAGGCACTTGATGTCCCCTAATCCATTTAAGGCTCAGAGTGGTAAGCCattggcccaaagtcacacagtaagtgtgCTCACAGCCTTCAATCCACTAAGGACTGTCTGACTCTAAAGCTAAATCCCATCACCAGACCCCTGTCAGGGCCTCCCACCATGGGGCTGGGGACCCTCCTTTCCTGCCCTTCCCGGGGGGCCATTCTCAGCTCTGCACAGGCAGACTCACCTGTCTGACAAGCCAGGTCCACATCCTTTTCAAAGTCTGACTATAGGCAGAGAGGGACAGAGCAGGTGGGCAGAGAATCAATGTATCAGGGTGGGTGCGGGGGGCTcagtcccctccctccccaccgaAAGCTTCTGCCCATGGCACACTGCCCAACAGAGCCCAGAAGGACCCCAGACATGTCCACTCCAGCCCCACCTGATAGGTGGGGAAAATGAACGAGGGAAAGACTTGCCCAATGTTACCCAGCAGTCAGTGGCTGAGCCTGAATTAAAACTGatctctgtcccctccctgccatGGATAGGAAAGGCGAGGGGACTGGGGCAAGGGAATTGGGGAGGGCACAGTCAGAACCCactgtgccctgcccaggcctCTTCACTCACCAGGATCTGCAGCTGCCCATTCTTACACGAGTCGGGGGAGTCTTCACTCTCATCGGCCCGGCACACGCCCATCTGGCACTTCACCACATCCTGGACCTGGGAGCAGCAGGTATCTGCTGTCCTGAGCCCGCCACAGGGCCCTTCCCACCCCAGGCACCCAGGCAGATGTGGAAGGACAGAAGCGCATTCAGCTAGGGGGAGGTCAGAGGGGAGAAGGAGCCCCGGAAGACCAAGAGGCGAAGGACGAGGCTGCCCAGGCTCTCAGCTCCACACCAAGGGCTGCCCAGCTGGGGGCCTGGGCAGGGCCTCAGTCCTCCTTGTCTGCAGTGAAGAGAAGTGAGAGGACTGGCCTGGTGAGGTGTGTGCGCAAGGATAGGAGAAGCCGAGCCCCACCTCTCGGCGCAGGAAGCAGTGCACAGCCGTGATGACAAAGCCTTGCGCAGAGTTGAAGACGGCGAAGAGGGCCTGGAAGAGGATGGAGCGGCGGTCTGTCATGGCCAGGACAGCAGACATCCAGGTGAGCGCCAGCAGAGGCAGCACCACACAGGAGCTCCAGAGGGAGGCCCTGAAGACAGCAGCACAGCGTCCCTCAGGGTGACACTCCAGGAGACAGAGTGGGCTGAGCCCAGGCCTGCACTCAGCCTTAAGCTGCCCAAGACTGGCAGGGCCCCAGACTCCAAGACCTCAGTAATGGTCCCAAGCAGAGAGGGGCTGAGGAACCGAaggcagagaaacagagaaagaaaggggagaactGTGGGGCCAGAGCAGGGACCAGGAGAGATGGGAGGGGCAGGCACCCTGACACAGTGGGACTGAGCCAgagccagaggcagaggcagcATCAGGGGGCAGAGCCAGAGAAGGTGGAAAGAGACAGTGGGAGAAAAGACAAGAAGGGAGACAGATGCAGAGGCTGTGACTTTCAGCCTATTCACAGAGAATCACAGGCCTGGGCCACATCCCCagagatttggggagaggaggagaggaagagggacaaAGAGATGACAGGCACAGTGAGAGAGAGGATGAGACaggcagagacacacagacaggaAGAGCACATGGAGGACGCCACAGAGCACAAATCTTTGGGGAGAAAATGGGGGCCAGGGCCGGCGCAGCAGAGGCTCATCCCCGTCAGTTCCCCAAGGAGAGGCCACCAGGCCCTCAGTGGCTGCTCAGAGCCCGGAGCAGAAAGATCATAGCTGGCGCTGGGGGTAAAAGCCAAGATCAAGGCCAAACCCATACATCCCCTGACTTCTTGACagggaaaggcagagggaaaaagGCAGATGGGCCTTGCATCCAGGCACCAGTGTCAACCTGCCCTCACTGGCTCTAGCCCACCTGGGGACAGGAGGGCAGTCTTGCCCTATTGGGCCAGGTGCCACACCCAACCCATCCTGCTTCATGAACACCCCCGGTGGGACAGTCAGCTCTGGCCAAGGCAGAAAGACGGGCAAGGGGCCAAGACCCATCCTAGGAAGAGCGCGTGGGGGTTGTTCAGCCTAGCCAGGGGCAGGCACAGCGGTCTCCACAGCCCCCAGGGGCAGAGCCAAGACTGAGAGAGGGCCTAAATGGAGTCATAAGAGCTACCATTGATTAACCACCAATTCTCTGCCAGGCCCTACACTGAACACTTTACACACATTAGTTCACATTGTGATCAAAACAACTCCAATAAACAGGCATGGGaattattatcccaatttacaGACCAGGAAGCTGGAGTGTGCCCAGCTGGGCAGAGAGAGACCAAGCTGGAATGCAAACCCAGCTTGGCTGCCTCTGAAACCCAAGCTTTTAACTACTAGTTCTGACAGAAAGTCAGAGAGGCAGATGGCAGCCCAAGTGACAGCAAGCTTTCTATTCCACGCAGCTTCCCAGACATGGTGTCAGCTGCCTCATAAGGCAGTGAGCTCCCTGACTCTGGAGGTGTGTAAAATAAAGCTGGACCCCGCTGGTCAGGCAGGCTGAGATGGATTTCCGGCCCTGGGTGGGATGCTGGGCCTAAAGTCCTGGTGGATTTGTGCATGGCTGGGATCTTGAGATTCTCAGCTGCCGAAGACAGGGGTGTCTCAGTGACATAAGTCTCTATCTCCAAGATTCTCTGTTCCCCAACTGGTTGAGATTCAATGCCTGTGAAATTCTAACTCTCAGATTCTATGACAGGTGATAAGACTATGATTCACATTCTAACATTCTGAGCTTCTGATTGTCTTAGTCCAAGATTCTATCATTCTAATTCTAAGGTTCTATGGGCTCAAAAATTCTAAGGCCCTGAGATTCTATGAACCTCACTATAGGTTGGGGTGTAAGGAGGGGTTTTCAGCTGTGCCTAGATAAAATGTAAGCCAGCAgtgagggcaggggtgggaggaaggggtgggCACAGGAATCTAGCATTTTCCAGGAAGCAGACATTTACTCCCAATGCCCTCTGCCACCTCAATGCCAAGCCCTTGAGAGTATGTGGCAGCAGCAGGGCAAGCTTTCCAGGGCACTAGACTGATTCCCTCCTCCACCCACCAAAGGCACTACCCCCCATTCTTTTGCCCCCGCCCACCCCACCGCcccccccagggggcacaacTAACATGGCGTTCCTGGCCGAGGCTGAGCTGAGCAGGGGGCTGGGGACCACTCCACACGCTGAGCAGGGGAGGAGCAGGCTGGCCCAGGGGCACCGCTCCGACCTCGGGTGTGGCACAGACACGGGAGAAGGGGGGAAACACATGGGAAGTGGGAGACGGGGCAGCATGAGCCccgagtggggtgggagggggagggcaggtgagagagagagaggtgggttAGGGTGGGCGAGGGGCTGCAGCTGAGCCCTGAGTGCCCATCTTGCCTGCACCCTTGATGCACCAAGGTCAGGGAGCTCCAGTCAGTCGCAGCGTAGAGCCCTGAATCTCTGAGAGCAGCCGTAGCCCTCCCTCCCTATACCATTTCCCACAAGGCCAAGTCACAGAGAACCCCCTTACCCGGCCCTCTGTTTCTTGGATTTGTCTGAGATGCCGTCGCGTGCCATGAGCTTGTTGAAGACGATGATTCCAATGAGCATATTCACCTGAGGGCCCAGcagaggagggggcgggggagggagacAGGATCACCAGGTGCCCTCCTGGCAGGAAAGCCCCAGGTGGGAGCTGGAGGACAGGGAGGAGTAGACCCCCCCGGGCCACACCCCTCCCAGGACAAGTGCACATACCAAGACGATGACAGCCGCAGGGCCCACAAAGGCATAGAGCAGGCCACCCTCCAGGGAGAGCCAGCAGCTGGGGGATGGGGCGAGAAGGGGCATCAGACACCCTCAAACACCATCTCTCAGGGCCCTCTGGGCTGCCAGGCCCCATCGGCAATGGGGCTGAGCCCCAGGCAGGGGTAGGGGGAGCCACTGGCTCTtgttgagcctcagtttcccgtGTATCAAAAGCTAAGACCTTCAGCCCCATGGGGATCCAACAAGGCTGATCCCTGAGCTAAAGGGTTCTTAGAGATTATCCAATCCCAGCACATACTTTAAcagtcagggaaactgaggctctgagatggGGAAGGATTTGCCCAAAGCCCCACGGCAGGCTTGGGCCAAGCGTGCAGCCTGAGAGGGCCTGCGGCCCAGTGTGGGCACCAAGCAGTAACCACCCCCCGCCCACCACGGGAGGCCCACGTACTAGCTGGATGTACCATATCCTTTGGTGCGGGTAAAGCCGACAGACACGGCCACCACCAGAGCAGGCAGACCTAAGGGGTCAGGGGAAGCCCGAGTGAAACAGCTGTCAGTCTTCAGGGTCCTCTCATCCTCCCAGAACCCCACCCAGCGCAGCTGACTCCTGTGCCCACAAAGAGTGGCCAGGGCCGAAGCTGAACCTGTCTTGCTGCCCCTGCTCCCAAGGCCCATTGGCAGAGTCCAGCACAGGCCCTGCTCACCCCAGCCCAGGCAGAGGAAGCGCTTGCGAACAAGGCGGGTACGCATCCGTCCAATGACAGCCAGGTAAGACTGCCAAGCCTCAGTGAGCACCCAgcaaaaggaggagaggaagaagaagtgCAGGAAGGCAGCTGTCATGGTGCATACACCCTgtaaggagaggggaaaagagggagTGGCCCTGAGCAGCCGCCAGCGCGGGAGGCACCAGGCTTCCCACGCCCGCTGCTGGGCGCTGCCATGGCTGCCCACCCGAGCTCCGCCCTCCACAGAGCCCTGCCAGGCAACCCCCCGTCTTCCTGCACCCACACACAGCACGACACAGGCCCGGTGACATGCACACAGCGCTCAGCATCCGGGAGGCGGGCAGGCAGGCTACCCACGCACAGACGGGGTTGGCAGGGAGGGGGGCAGACACACGGCCCGGCGGGCCCCAGACCTGGCACTCACAGTGCTGGCACTGTGCAGAGAAGGCTGAGGGGCCATAAGGGGCAGCCAGCACAGGTCATCTATAGGCAGGTGGCCCAAGAGGCCTTGCTCAGGCTCCCACATGTCCACAGACATGAGAAGGCTCGGGCTCCACCAATGCCACCCGCCCAACACATGTGCACGCAGGCACTCAGCTCACGTACTCGTTCACAGAGGTACACAGGCATTCATCACTCGAGTACACACATCCCTCCTCTTCAATGCTTTCATGTATGCTCGCACATAATTttcccacacacactcacccaaCACACAGTTGGAGTGTATACAAACATCCATCACTTgcgtatatatacacaaacacacactgtcACCTGCAAACACTCTCCGCCCTCACCCCCTGCACCCCACTCTCACTCCCTGGCTCCCCCATGAGCCTGCACCTGCCTTGCTCAGCACCCGCGACTGGCCCACGAGGATCAGGATATTGGACGCCAGAATGGACAGGCAGAAATTGAGCAAGATGATGGAGCGTTCAGATTTTATAAACCTGAGAGGGCACAGCAGGCAGAGACAAAGGAGCTGGCTGCCCCGCCCAACCTGGGGTGACTGGTCACCTACCCCCCTCCATCTTCCCAGTGTCCCACCTACCTCCAGAAGGCAGCATAGATGGCAAGCAGGGTGAGCAGTGCCATGCAGGACACAGCACAGCCAATCACAAGGGGGACCGAGGGGGAGCCTGCCAGCTCCAGGGTCTGGGGGAGATGAGCAGACGTTCAGATGGGTCACTGGGAGAGGGCTGCTACCGCGGTGCCCTTGGCCTCCCCACTCCCTGTCTGGTACAGACTGGCACCTGCACCTTTATCACAGCCACACACAGACGAGGGCTCACCATTGCCTCACACGTGCTGGGAGCAGACCCATTCATACATGTGGAGGCATATGTATGCTCAGTCACCCACATTCTCGCACACACAACCAgacacacatgtgtgtacatgcacacgaCTGCCCACTGCCACACACCCTCAGGCACATGTCATCACTGTGAGCACCATCCCAGGGGCACAGATTTCCATGTGCAACCCCAGAAGTGCAGCTGCTCAGACACACGTGTGGGATCACCCAGGTCCCTGCTGACGGTCACAGATGGCCGCTGGCAGCCCAGGCATCtcttccctgcccaccccaggcACCTCCCACTCACCAGGTCCTTGGGTGGCTGGGCCAGCACAGCAAAGGTAGACAGATGCTGGCACTGGCAGCGGGTGTGTGCTGCCTGGGTCTCCAGCGTCTGGCAGCTCTCGGTGTCCCAGTCCCCTGAGCTGGCGTCTCTTGGGTGGGCGGAGAGGTAGAGTGAGCCCCAGCCCAGTTCTGTGGCCCCACCTCTAGCACTGACCACTGCCCAAGGACAGGTGAATCCAGAGCAAGGCCATGTCCAAGAGGTAGGCAGTTGGGAGCTCCAGGATGCATCCTTGAGCCCTTAGGCCAAGGATGGCACCGAGGAGCCCTCTGGCCTTCCAGGCAGGGGATCCCCTCCTGAGGAGAGGTCCTAGGGCTGCACTCTTCCCCACAGAGACCCTGCCCAACTCACGCTCTGGAGTAGTCCCAGCTGGCACAGTGGGGATCCGTGGTGCCCTGGGGAGTGGGGAACAGAACACCTGAGTGCAGTGTGGGTTGGGGAGCTCACCACCCTGACCACCACCCATCCTGCCATGGCAGGGCCCACACAGGTCTGGGGGTCATCCTGCCATGGAGCACACCTCCGCCCCCTCAGACAGCTCTGACCACCCATGTGGGGTGTGCCCAGGGTCCCTGCCCGGGCCCCCACTCACATTGATGATATAGGAGAGCTCCACTGTGATGAGGGGCTCAGCTGGCGGCTGTGTGGGGGGCCGCACAGTCACTGTCATCACCCGGGATGTGACGGCCAGGGGGGGCCTGGGGACAGGTTCTGAGGTCAGCTCCTGCCGGCGGGCGCCCAGACCCAGTCAGAAACCCCAAAGGTGCTTTGGATGGGAGGCAGGGGGAGACCGGGGGCCAAGTCCAGGGGAGGCCTAGAGCTCAGTGGGGCCCAGGATTTGGGTGAGGTCTAGAGCTCAGTCCAACACCCCCTGGACCACAGCAAAGCCTCTGGGAGCTGCATGGACATCTCTGAGAAGCATGTCTGTTCAGAGCCCGGCAAGGAGTCACAGAGGCTGCAGGAGGCTGCGGCTGCATCTCTCCGTGACCCGCGCAGGCTCAGTCCTCCTCTCACCGGGACCTCCCTACACCCTTGGCAGCCCCATCCGTCTCTCCCAGGGACTCACCTGGGGGGCGGCAGGATGAGGCCAAGGGTGCGGTAGAGCACAGCACCGATCACAAAGTAGGAGGAGGCGTCCTCGGGGTCTGCTGGGAGGAGGCGCTGGTGGGAGTAGCCCGGGCCAGGGCCCACCGTGCCGGGGCCCCTCCCCCTGCCGGGGCTGCTTGCTGCCCCCGAGGCAGCTGGCTTCCCTGGGGAGGAGAGGCTGAGCACCTCCTTGGGCAGGAAGAGGCGGTCCTCCGAGTGCCGTACCCAGTCCTTCATGCCCCGGCGGCCGCGCATGGGGAACGTGATGTCGCTGGACACAGCTGAGACGGGCTCGCGCTGAATGCTGATCACTGCAGCGGGATGGAGGACGGCAGCCCACACCAGGACAGGCAGACACAGGAGACAGACACAAGGAAGAGAGAGATGTGGGAGAGGCGGACACCAGGAAGGCAGAAGCGTACCCCCAGGTTAGCACCAACCCAGAGGCGGGCGGATGCGTACACAGAGAAACACCACACAGAGACGGAGCAGGggaaaaaacatggaaagatACAAACAAGAGGTTAAATGAGGGAAAGACGGGGCCTcgagaaagagagaggaatagAAGAAACCATCCCTCCCCCACCGAGGCCTGGGTTCCACCACATCAGGCACCCCTGCCGGCTTCCTGTACCCAGGTTGTCCGTGACGATCAAAGAGCTCTGGAAGGCCTTGAGAGCATCGCCCACCAAGTGAATAAAGTCCTCCACGACACGGAGCAGGTGCACAGAGCCAGGGGACACCTGGGGACAAAGAGTGTGTAAGGGTCCAAGATGGCGGTGGGtcatggaggaggaaactgagaagcCTGGCCTCCCACCTGCTGGGCATCATCCCACTTCTCCTTGTTCTCTGCATCCACCATGAAGCTCACCACCTGGAAGAAGCGCTGGGGAGATAGTGATTGTCAGGAGGTCCCAGCCCCAAGGACGGGGCTTCTCCACCACAGTCACACTTGCCACCCCAGAGACCAGGATTCCCCATTCAGTGTGGGGCTTCTGCACCCTCAGCCCTACTTCCTCCCACAAGGGCAGGGAGGTACCTGCACATCATCAGCCGAGGGCACATAGGTGGCCCTCTTGAAGGTATCAGTGACGTTCCTCAGAATGTCCACGGAGAAGAGCAAGTCCCCGCTATAGTAGGTGCGCCGGGCCAGCAGCTCCTGCAGGCTGCGCACCACTTGTGACATGCCCTCACCTGCCAGCATGCGCTGCCCCTTGGCCAGGTGCTCCCGAAGCTGCAGGTGACAGGTGGGCCACTGTCACAGGAGTGTCAGGAGCTGGGACCAGCCCCTGGCCCATCCCACTCCAGTCCACCCACTGCTTGCAtccaggaggaaagggagggaaaaaggcaGATAGAGGTGCTCAAGGGGAGACAGAGTCCAAGAAAGAGACCCA
The Rhinolophus ferrumequinum isolate MPI-CBG mRhiFer1 chromosome 9, mRhiFer1_v1.p, whole genome shotgun sequence genome window above contains:
- the ADGRB2 gene encoding adhesion G protein-coupled receptor B2 isoform X5 — translated: MTPACPLLLSVILSLHLATAFDPDPSACSALASGVLYGAFSLQDLFPTIASGCSWTLENPDPTKYSLYLRFNRQEEVCAHFAPRLLPLDHYLVNFTCLRPSLEEAVAQVESEVGRPEEEEAAAGLELCGGSGPFTFLHFDKNFVQLCLSAEPSEARRLLAPAALAFRFVEVLLINNNNSSQFTCGVLCRWSEECGRAAGRACGFAQPGCSCPGEAGTSPATTTPPGPPAAHTLSNALVPGGPAPPAEADLHSGSSNDLFTTEMRYGEEPEEEPKVKTQWPRSADEPGVYLAQTGDPAAEEWSPWSVCSLTCGQGLQVRTRSCVSSPYGTLCSGPLRETRPCNNSATCPVHGVWEEWGSWSLCSRSCGRGSRSRMRTCVPPQHGGKACEGPELQTKLCSMAACPVEGQWLEWGPWGPCSTSCANGTQQRSRKCSVAGPAWATCTGALTDTRECSNLECPATDGKWGPWNSWSLCSKTCDTGWQRRFRMCQATGTQGYPCEGTGEEVKPCSEKRCPAFHEMCRDEYVMLMTWKKAAAGEIIYNKCPPNASGSASRRCLLSAQGVAYWGLPSFARCISHEYRYLYLSLREHLAKGQRMLAGEGMSQVVRSLQELLARRTYYSGDLLFSVDILRNVTDTFKRATYVPSADDVQRFFQVVSFMVDAENKEKWDDAQQVSPGSVHLLRVVEDFIHLVGDALKAFQSSLIVTDNLVISIQREPVSAVSSDITFPMRGRRGMKDWVRHSEDRLFLPKEVLSLSSPGKPAASGAASSPGRGRGPGTVGPGPGYSHQRLLPADPEDASSYFVIGAVLYRTLGLILPPPRPPLAVTSRVMTVTVRPPTQPPAEPLITVELSYIINGTTDPHCASWDYSRADASSGDWDTESCQTLETQAAHTRCQCQHLSTFAVLAQPPKDLTLELAGSPSVPLVIGCAVSCMALLTLLAIYAAFWRFIKSERSIILLNFCLSILASNILILVGQSRVLSKGVCTMTAAFLHFFFLSSFCWVLTEAWQSYLAVIGRMRTRLVRKRFLCLGWGLPALVVAVSVGFTRTKGYGTSSYCWLSLEGGLLYAFVGPAAVIVLVNMLIGIIVFNKLMARDGISDKSKKQRAGSERCPWASLLLPCSACGVVPSPLLSSASARNAMASLWSSCVVLPLLALTWMSAVLAMTDRRSILFQALFAVFNSAQGFVITAVHCFLRREVQDVVKCQMGVCRADESEDSPDSCKNGQLQILSDFEKDVDLACQTVLFKEVNTCNPSTITGTLSRLSLDEDEEPKSCLVGPEGGLSFSPLPGNILVPMAAPPGLGEPPPPQEANPVYMCGEGSLRQLDLTWLRSAEPGSEGDYMVLPRRTLSLQPGSGGGGGEDPPRARPEGTPRRAAKALAHPEGYPSFLSVDHSGLGLGPAYGSLQNPYGMTFQPPPPTPSARQVPEPGERSRTMPRTVPGSTMKLGSLERKKLRYSDLDFEVMHTRKRHSELYHELNQKFHTFDRYRSQSTAKEKPSPGERPSLSQQRRHQSWSTFKSMTLGSLPPKPRERLALHRAAAWEPTEPPDGDFQTEV
- the ADGRB2 gene encoding adhesion G protein-coupled receptor B2 isoform X12, producing MTPACPLLLSVILSLHLATAFDPDPSACSALASGVLYGAFSLQDLFPTIASGCSWTLENPDPTKYSLYLRFNRQEEVCAHFAPRLLPLDHYLVNFTCLRPSLEEAVAQVESEVGRPEEEEAAAGLELCGGSGPFTFLHFDKNFVQLCLSAEPSEARRLLAPAALAFRFVEVLLINNNNSSQFTCGVLCRWSEECGRAAGRACGFAQPGCSCPGEAGTSPATTTPPGPPAAHTLSNALVPGGPAPPAEADLHSGSSNDLFTTEMRYGEEPEEEPKVKTQWPRSADEPGVYLAQTVEGQWLEWGPWGPCSTSCANGTQQRSRKCSVAGPAWATCTGALTDTRECSNLECPATDGKWGPWNSWSLCSKTCDTGWQRRFRMCQATGTQGYPCEGTGEEVKPCSEKRCPAFHEMCRDEYVMLMTWKKAAAGEIIYNKCPPNASGSASRRCLLSAQGVAYWGLPSFARCISHEYRYLYLSLREHLAKGQRMLAGEGMSQVVRSLQELLARRTYYSGDLLFSVDILRNVTDTFKRATYVPSADDVQRFFQVVSFMVDAENKEKWDDAQQVSPGSVHLLRVVEDFIHLVGDALKAFQSSLIVTDNLVISIQREPVSAVSSDITFPMRGRRGMKDWVRHSEDRLFLPKEVLSLSSPGKPAASGAASSPGRGRGPGTVGPGPGYSHQRLLPADPEDASSYFVIGAVLYRTLGLILPPPRPPLAVTSRVMTVTVRPPTQPPAEPLITVELSYIINGTTDPHCASWDYSRADASSGDWDTESCQTLETQAAHTRCQCQHLSTFAVLAQPPKDLTLELAGSPSVPLVIGCAVSCMALLTLLAIYAAFWRFIKSERSIILLNFCLSILASNILILVGQSRVLSKGVCTMTAAFLHFFFLSSFCWVLTEAWQSYLAVIGRMRTRLVRKRFLCLGWGLPALVVAVSVGFTRTKGYGTSSYCWLSLEGGLLYAFVGPAAVIVLVNMLIGIIVFNKLMARDGISDKSKKQRAGSERCPWASLLLPCSACGVVPSPLLSSASARNAMASLWSSCVVLPLLALTWMSAVLAMTDRRSILFQALFAVFNSAQGFVITAVHCFLRREVQDVVKCQMGVCRADESEDSPDSCKNGQLQILSDFEKDVDLACQTVLFKEVNTCNPSTITGTLSRLSLDEDEEPKSCLVGPEGGLSFSPLPGNILVPMAAPPGLGEPPPPQEANPVYMCGEGSLRQLDLTWLRSAEPGSEGDYMVLPRRTLSLQPGSGGGGGEDPPRARPEGTPRRAAKALAHPEGYPSFLSVDHSGLGLGPAYGSLQNPYGMTFQPPPPTPSARQVPEPGERSRTMPRTVPGSTMKLGSLERKKLRYSDLDFEPCGSQKVMHTRKRHSELYHELNQKFHTFDRYRSQSTAKREKRWSVSSGGAAERSVSSEKPSPGERPSLSQQRRHQSWSTFKSMTLGSLPPKPRERLALHRAAAWEPTEPPDGDFQTEV